GGTCAGCCTGACAGTATCACGAAAATCAGCGGTGTTCAGTTTGCGGCGACTGCCGCTTTGATTGAAGATGAAGCGGATTTGAAAGCGGCGCAGTCTTTATTTTACAAAGCACATCCTGCTGCTCGAGTGATGAAAAGTGATGTCTGGGCGTTGAATTTGGATAATGTAAAATTCACTGACAATAAATTGGTATTCGCACAAAAAACGTATTGGAATCGTGAGGATTAAGAAAAGGCCATCTGAAAGATGAAATTTCAGACGGCCTTTGGTAATGTTACAAATTAATCGTGTCCGAGCTCGACAGTTTTGTCTTTGTAACGTGTATCAGGAACCAAAACGATTTTCTCGTCCACTTTGCCGATGGCTTTCACGTCTTTGCCCGGATAGTCCAGCTGATGCAGGAAGTAGCGGATACAGTTCAAACGTGCACGTTTTTTGTCGTCGGAACGGATGATGACCCAAGG
This genomic interval from Neisseria sp. Marseille-Q5346 contains the following:
- a CDS encoding pyridoxamine 5'-phosphate oxidase family protein translates to MQAIPTNIVKFLSNHHVVSIATAAEGEVWAACCFYVFDEANARLIVLTSLKTKHGGLMSRSAKVAGTIAGQPDSITKISGVQFAATAALIEDEADLKAAQSLFYKAHPAARVMKSDVWALNLDNVKFTDNKLVFAQKTYWNRED